One window from the genome of Candidatus Spechtbacterales bacterium encodes:
- the gatA gene encoding Asp-tRNA(Asn)/Glu-tRNA(Gln) amidotransferase subunit GatA translates to MTVKEIIKKLKEKEISSAELVEHYLGRIKEADGEIKSYLSLNEEARKEALSADEKLSARGDSPLFGIPYAVKDNILAKDLPATAGSRMLENYTAAYESTVVKNLRGEGSIILGKTNMDEFAMGSSTENSAFGPTKNPVDTARVPGGSSGGSAAAVAAGLAPWALGSDTGGSIRQPAAFCGVVGFKPTYGAVSRHGLIAMASSLDQIGPLTRTVEDAKIVFPYLLGRDKMDATSLEIEEQGNIKNPKNLKIGIVKEFLGEGLDERIKNKTMEALDVYKSLGAEVKEISLPRASYGLAVYYIIMPSEVSSNLARYDGIRYGKHIAEDFTGDLLDGYIEVRGAGLGKETKRRIMLGTHTLSSGYYDAYYLKAQKVRSMIAEDFAEAFKEVDVIVSPTTPGLPFKFGEKTDNPISMYLSDVYTVSANLVGLPAISIPVGTVSEDGKDLPVGLQLMSPHKKDYELLDIAGLYEKEVS, encoded by the coding sequence ATGACAGTTAAGGAGATAATAAAAAAATTAAAAGAAAAAGAGATATCAAGCGCCGAGTTGGTAGAGCATTATCTTGGGCGTATAAAAGAGGCGGATGGGGAAATTAAAAGCTATCTTTCTTTAAATGAGGAGGCGCGAAAAGAGGCCTTGAGCGCTGATGAAAAACTATCCGCGCGTGGCGATAGTCCGCTTTTTGGTATTCCTTACGCGGTAAAGGATAACATTCTTGCTAAAGACCTTCCGGCAACTGCCGGGTCGCGCATGCTGGAAAATTATACAGCCGCTTATGAATCTACGGTTGTAAAAAATTTAAGAGGTGAGGGTTCTATAATTTTAGGCAAGACAAATATGGACGAGTTTGCTATGGGTTCTTCAACAGAAAATTCAGCTTTCGGGCCAACTAAAAACCCGGTGGATACCGCGCGCGTACCCGGCGGGTCTTCAGGAGGTTCTGCGGCAGCTGTTGCCGCGGGACTTGCGCCATGGGCACTGGGCTCAGACACAGGGGGCTCTATAAGGCAGCCTGCCGCTTTTTGCGGTGTTGTGGGCTTTAAACCCACTTACGGGGCGGTATCTCGCCATGGGCTTATAGCTATGGCATCTTCTTTAGACCAGATAGGACCACTCACTCGCACAGTGGAAGATGCTAAGATAGTTTTTCCGTATCTTTTGGGGCGCGATAAGATGGATGCTACATCCTTGGAAATAGAAGAGCAAGGAAATATAAAAAATCCGAAAAATCTGAAAATTGGCATAGTTAAGGAATTTCTTGGAGAGGGATTGGATGAGCGAATAAAAAATAAAACAATGGAGGCCCTTGATGTGTACAAAAGCTTGGGAGCTGAGGTTAAAGAAATAAGTCTTCCCCGCGCTTCATATGGGCTTGCGGTTTACTACATTATTATGCCATCTGAGGTATCAAGTAACTTGGCGCGATACGACGGCATAAGATACGGAAAACATATTGCCGAAGATTTTACCGGAGACTTGCTTGATGGATATATTGAGGTAAGAGGAGCGGGGCTTGGCAAAGAGACAAAAAGAAGGATAATGCTTGGCACACACACCCTTTCATCCGGATACTATGACGCCTACTACTTGAAGGCGCAAAAAGTAAGAAGTATGATAGCAGAAGATTTTGCGGAAGCTTTTAAGGAGGTAGATGTTATAGTTTCCCCAACAACCCCCGGACTTCCTTTTAAATTTGGAGAAAAAACAGACAATCCTATTTCCATGTATCTTTCTGATGTCTACACGGTAAGCGCTAATCTGGTTGGTTTGCCCGCGATATCTATACCCGTGGGGACAGTTTCTGAAGACGGAAAAGATTTGCCTGTGGGTTTACAGCTGATGTCGCCTCATAAAAAAGATTACGAACTTTTAGACATAGCAGGGCTTTATGAGAAAGAAGTTAGCTAA
- the gatC gene encoding Asp-tRNA(Asn)/Glu-tRNA(Gln) amidotransferase subunit GatC, translating into MEKLTKGEVKKVAELSRLNIEEKELEYYAEELSSVLEYARQLDELDTSSVEPMTQAVNLQTVLRDDIQEESNTNIRARAVEVLMRAVPFKHNGFAKVKSVFKDRN; encoded by the coding sequence ATGGAAAAACTAACAAAAGGCGAGGTTAAAAAAGTGGCAGAGTTGTCACGGCTGAATATAGAAGAAAAAGAACTTGAGTATTACGCCGAGGAACTCTCGTCTGTGCTTGAATATGCCCGGCAGTTAGATGAGCTTGACACCTCGTCGGTGGAACCGATGACACAGGCCGTTAATTTACAGACTGTTTTAAGGGACGATATTCAGGAAGAATCTAATACGAATATAAGAGCGCGCGCGGTGGAGGTTTTGATGCGCGCCGTGCCTTTTAAGCACAATGGATTTGCGAAAGTTAAATCCGTATTTAAGGATCGCAATTAA